In Legionella lytica, one genomic interval encodes:
- a CDS encoding aminotransferase class I/II-fold pyridoxal phosphate-dependent enzyme, producing MSLNEKMTSYTSQLKEQGLLRKRTVFKSDNSSLIHFDSNDYLSLATDKRISAAYQQGYSCYPSGSGASMLLSGYHENHRALEQAFAKLLAVDECLLFSSGYAANLAMTALLGRLKAHCFVDKELHASAYDGLALSQVSFTRYFHNDLADLTRKLPQNATNSALITEGIFSMSGQIAPLSSISALCAANQTELLVDEAHSFGVIGEQGRGAVAYHGLTQNEVPLRVIPFGKSFASQGALIAGAHDWIAALLQAGRSLIYSTAISPALSYGLLTTLDVVVAADERRLKLKRLVNLFREHIQSSPFDWADSSTPIQQLRLGCPHLALRYSQELKKQGISCLAIRKPTVGKKETGLRIILNYEHTPEQINSLFNKLNVIYEHTSQ from the coding sequence ATGTCCTTAAACGAAAAAATGACAAGCTATACGAGTCAGCTTAAAGAACAAGGCTTATTGAGAAAGCGAACCGTATTTAAATCGGATAACTCATCATTAATTCATTTCGACAGTAATGACTATTTATCATTAGCTACGGACAAGCGTATTTCTGCAGCCTATCAACAAGGATATTCTTGTTATCCTAGCGGCAGTGGTGCATCCATGCTCCTTAGTGGTTACCATGAAAATCATCGCGCTTTGGAGCAGGCTTTTGCTAAATTATTAGCCGTTGATGAATGCCTTTTATTTTCATCAGGATACGCTGCAAATCTTGCTATGACGGCATTGCTTGGCCGATTAAAGGCTCATTGCTTTGTTGATAAAGAATTGCACGCGTCGGCTTATGATGGCTTGGCCCTATCACAGGTTAGTTTTACGCGTTATTTTCATAATGATCTGGCGGACTTAACTCGTAAGCTACCGCAAAATGCAACAAATTCCGCATTAATTACTGAAGGTATTTTCAGTATGAGTGGGCAAATAGCGCCATTATCCTCTATTTCTGCTTTATGTGCGGCAAACCAAACTGAGCTCTTGGTCGATGAGGCCCATTCTTTTGGGGTGATAGGTGAGCAAGGCAGGGGGGCTGTTGCTTATCATGGACTAACACAGAATGAAGTTCCTTTACGCGTTATTCCTTTTGGTAAATCGTTTGCATCACAAGGCGCTTTAATTGCCGGAGCACATGATTGGATTGCTGCGCTATTGCAAGCTGGTCGTTCATTAATTTATTCAACAGCAATTAGCCCCGCTTTAAGTTATGGTTTATTAACCACCCTAGATGTCGTGGTTGCTGCGGATGAGCGGCGTTTAAAACTGAAGCGCTTGGTTAACTTGTTTCGTGAGCATATCCAATCTTCACCTTTTGACTGGGCTGATTCATCAACACCAATTCAGCAACTGCGCTTGGGGTGTCCGCATTTGGCTTTGCGCTATAGCCAAGAGCTCAAAAAACAAGGGATCAGTTGTCTGGCGATTCGCAAACCAACTGTGGGTAAAAAAGAAACTGGATTACGCATTATTTTGAATTATGAGCATACTCCAGAGCAAATTAATAGTTTATTTAATAAGTTAAATGTGATTTATGAACATACATCTCAATAA
- a CDS encoding alpha/beta fold hydrolase yields the protein MNIHLNKHGSGFPLVFFHGWGFDQHIWMTLVPELQSRYQLILVDLPGFGQSPMMDWTTFKTNLLTQLPEYFAVVGWSMGGLYGTRLALDVPQRVTHLLNICSSPRFLLDDSWPGVAREVFAEFYCKLSQDPQNTLKEFIELQTSRTKFKMELGLLPTDEGLASGLEILDTWDFRERMTQFDRPACYMFGRLDPIVPVKTMREMQEIYPHFNYVFFNRAAHMPFLSHPDLFLNELRGFIK from the coding sequence ATGAACATACATCTCAATAAGCACGGCTCTGGATTTCCATTGGTTTTTTTCCATGGCTGGGGTTTTGATCAGCACATTTGGATGACCTTAGTGCCTGAGTTACAGTCAAGGTATCAACTTATTCTCGTTGATTTACCTGGTTTTGGGCAAAGCCCAATGATGGATTGGACTACTTTTAAAACAAACTTATTAACCCAATTACCCGAGTATTTTGCTGTGGTTGGTTGGTCTATGGGGGGATTATATGGCACGCGTTTGGCTTTAGATGTTCCACAACGAGTGACTCATTTACTTAATATTTGCTCCTCACCACGCTTTTTGTTGGATGACTCCTGGCCCGGGGTTGCGCGAGAGGTATTTGCTGAGTTTTATTGCAAATTATCACAAGACCCTCAGAACACATTGAAAGAATTTATTGAATTACAGACCAGTAGGACTAAATTCAAGATGGAACTGGGGCTTTTACCGACTGATGAAGGCTTAGCATCTGGATTGGAAATCTTGGATACTTGGGATTTTCGCGAGCGAATGACACAGTTTGACCGTCCCGCATGCTATATGTTTGGCCGTCTGGATCCTATTGTTCCTGTTAAAACAATGAGGGAGATGCAAGAAATTTATCCGCACTTTAATTACGTATTTTTCAATCGCGCTGCGCATATGCCCTTTTTATCACATCCAGATTTATTTCTTAATGAACTCCGAGGGTTTATTAAATGA
- the bioD gene encoding dethiobiotin synthase, translating to MKRYFITGTDTDCGKTYVTAKLVQYFSKSAAIKPIASGCLELNNQQVSTDALALQEQCHLSLDVINPWRFKLPVSPHIAARAEECYLSVAEIADYCLNLQLAGIDRLFIEGAGGLMVPLNDNQTWIDFLKITRFPVILVVGMRLGCINHALLTTTALKAHNIHCAGWIANCVDPDMLALFENIETLTSLLEAPLLATLPYSGAFFEVSL from the coding sequence ATGAAGCGATATTTTATTACCGGGACTGATACTGATTGCGGGAAAACTTATGTTACAGCAAAGTTAGTCCAATATTTTTCAAAATCTGCGGCAATTAAGCCCATTGCGAGCGGTTGTTTGGAGTTGAATAATCAGCAAGTGAGTACCGATGCTTTAGCATTACAAGAACAGTGTCATTTAAGTTTGGATGTAATTAATCCTTGGCGCTTTAAGTTACCTGTTTCTCCTCATATTGCCGCCCGAGCCGAGGAATGCTATTTATCAGTGGCTGAGATTGCAGACTATTGTCTTAACTTGCAACTAGCAGGTATTGATCGATTATTTATTGAAGGTGCGGGAGGACTAATGGTTCCCCTAAATGATAATCAAACGTGGATAGATTTTTTAAAAATAACTCGATTTCCTGTAATTTTAGTCGTGGGAATGAGGCTGGGATGCATCAATCATGCCTTGTTGACTACTACTGCATTAAAAGCGCACAATATTCACTGTGCCGGGTGGATTGCGAATTGTGTTGATCCAGATATGTTGGCTTTATTCGAAAATATAGAGACATTAACTTCGCTCCTTGAAGCCCCACTTTTAGCTACATTGCCATATTCAGGCGCTTTTTTTGAGGTTAGTTTATAG
- a CDS encoding CHAP domain-containing protein translates to MRLMIRWVILGQMCLLYLVPWASSAPHLDKMCLNKCTTSFGKKLGGLNEVSAYSNCSNDCESSLWHYVKLNEGSLVKTGMKWQCVEYARRWLMTQRGYSFASIDHAYQIWNLKTATNLTTYKETPWLHYVNAVTEEKPQPHDLLIYNTTQGVHGHVSVIVAVAGDDVLIAEQNYANALWEHPTYARRIKLIKQKGHYQLADKGVIGWMRIAP, encoded by the coding sequence ATGCGTTTGATGATTCGTTGGGTTATTTTAGGACAAATGTGTTTGCTTTATTTAGTGCCTTGGGCCTCCTCCGCACCCCACTTAGATAAAATGTGTTTAAACAAATGCACCACCTCTTTTGGAAAAAAGCTAGGCGGTTTAAACGAAGTAAGTGCGTACAGCAATTGTTCTAATGATTGTGAAAGTTCTCTTTGGCACTATGTGAAGTTAAATGAAGGCTCGTTAGTAAAAACAGGCATGAAATGGCAATGTGTTGAATATGCACGTCGTTGGTTAATGACACAAAGAGGATATTCTTTTGCATCAATCGATCATGCATATCAAATTTGGAATCTAAAAACAGCAACCAACCTAACCACATACAAAGAAACTCCTTGGCTTCACTATGTTAATGCGGTTACAGAAGAAAAACCACAACCCCATGATTTACTCATATATAACACGACACAGGGTGTACATGGACATGTTTCCGTGATTGTTGCTGTTGCAGGAGACGATGTTTTAATTGCCGAGCAAAATTATGCGAATGCGCTGTGGGAACATCCAACCTACGCCAGACGGATTAAATTAATAAAGCAAAAGGGACATTATCAATTAGCGGATAAAGGTGTCATTGGGTGGATGCGTATTGCTCCCTAA
- a CDS encoding ATP-binding protein, producing the protein MEDFEHQVRCYFEEKIGAAGLAAAHRVILESLNELIKNAIDAGAENFFIEDRSTTLASSICIFDDGIGFSSDFLGADCASIDYERKLSGCHSIMSHKIGQNKLGGQGRGLAQAFEVIKSFDGKVICSHRPDEMKGAFITFSSLNTPVSMEHISELFNAARASWASPYCQYAQEDAESIVSQMKDSFRLFTRKSSKDHGLSLSKSNDSSVPTEADVRPIFAPN; encoded by the coding sequence ATGGAAGATTTTGAGCATCAGGTTCGGTGTTATTTTGAAGAAAAAATAGGTGCAGCAGGGTTGGCTGCGGCACATAGAGTCATTCTTGAAAGTTTAAATGAGCTCATAAAAAATGCGATAGATGCAGGGGCAGAAAATTTCTTTATAGAAGACCGTTCAACTACATTAGCATCATCCATTTGTATTTTCGATGATGGCATCGGATTTTCTTCTGATTTTTTAGGAGCAGACTGCGCTTCCATAGATTATGAACGTAAATTATCTGGTTGTCATTCGATCATGTCCCATAAAATAGGCCAAAATAAATTGGGGGGGCAGGGGCGTGGTTTAGCACAAGCTTTTGAAGTAATCAAAAGCTTTGATGGTAAAGTTATTTGCTCTCATCGCCCAGATGAAATGAAAGGTGCATTTATAACATTTAGTTCATTGAATACTCCTGTTTCAATGGAGCACATTTCCGAACTCTTCAATGCGGCAAGAGCTTCATGGGCTTCTCCTTATTGTCAATATGCACAAGAAGATGCAGAATCAATAGTCAGCCAAATGAAAGATAGTTTTCGCTTGTTTACTCGAAAATCATCTAAAGACCATGGTCTAAGCCTGAGTAAGTCGAACGACTCGTCAGTGCCGACAGAAGCAGATGTAAGGCCAATATTTGCTCCGAATTAG
- a CDS encoding BufA1 family periplasmic bufferin-type metallophore — MLTKDKLVHSVMTAFLVLATTSANATDGNEAPAMEKCYGIAKMGMNDCSTATASCAGSATKDQQKDAFLFMPKGLCEKIVGGSLKSE, encoded by the coding sequence ATGTTGACCAAGGATAAGCTTGTACATTCAGTTATGACCGCGTTTTTAGTTCTTGCTACCACTAGTGCAAACGCAACCGATGGTAATGAAGCTCCTGCAATGGAAAAATGTTATGGTATTGCTAAAATGGGTATGAACGATTGCTCCACTGCTACTGCATCATGTGCTGGTTCCGCAACTAAAGATCAGCAAAAAGATGCTTTTCTTTTTATGCCCAAAGGTCTTTGTGAAAAAATTGTGGGTGGAAGTCTTAAATCAGAATAA
- a CDS encoding YceI family protein, whose protein sequence is MKQWIAHWGLLFISLISFSAALRAEPETLILDNNHTYVAWNIKHLGFSTQTGKWYATGQLVIDKEHPENSKVVANINVADIVTGIPELDKHLKDKLFFDVAHFPKATFVSDKVKVTGENKADVSGVLTLHGISKPVVLRVIFNKAGMNPINNKMTAGFTATATIKRSDFGINTLLPSLGDEVELNINAEAYQDKKAE, encoded by the coding sequence ATGAAACAATGGATTGCTCACTGGGGTTTATTATTTATTAGTTTAATTAGCTTCTCTGCTGCGCTGCGAGCGGAGCCAGAGACTCTTATCCTCGATAACAATCATACCTATGTTGCATGGAACATTAAACATTTAGGTTTTTCAACGCAAACAGGAAAATGGTATGCAACAGGACAGCTTGTTATTGATAAAGAGCATCCCGAGAATAGCAAAGTTGTGGCGAATATTAATGTTGCCGATATTGTTACTGGTATACCTGAATTAGATAAGCATTTAAAAGACAAATTATTTTTTGATGTTGCGCATTTTCCTAAAGCAACGTTTGTCAGTGACAAAGTCAAAGTAACCGGTGAAAATAAGGCTGATGTTAGTGGGGTGTTAACTCTACACGGTATAAGTAAACCTGTAGTTTTGCGTGTGATCTTTAACAAAGCGGGCATGAATCCTATCAATAATAAAATGACAGCGGGATTCACTGCAACTGCAACGATTAAACGTTCTGATTTTGGGATTAATACTTTGTTGCCCTCTCTTGGGGATGAAGTGGAGCTTAATATTAATGCGGAAGCTTATCAGGATAAAAAGGCTGAGTAG
- a CDS encoding cytochrome b, producing the protein MQIKNSATRFGIIAILLHWIIAVLIICLLALGLYMVNLPISLEKLKFYGWHKEYGFLVLFLAIFRLIWRLSNTTPELALPWLEQIAARSMHWIFYGFMFAMPITGWLITSAAGLPASFFGLFSLPNLVAPDQHKLALFEWMHQWLGYALIAAICLHIAAALKHHFINKDDILRRMLR; encoded by the coding sequence ATGCAAATTAAAAATAGCGCCACCCGTTTTGGTATTATTGCTATTTTGCTTCATTGGATTATCGCAGTATTAATTATTTGCTTATTAGCTCTAGGTTTATATATGGTGAACTTGCCCATTAGCCTGGAAAAGTTGAAATTTTATGGATGGCATAAGGAGTATGGTTTTTTAGTATTGTTTCTTGCAATCTTCCGTCTTATTTGGCGTTTAAGTAATACAACCCCAGAATTGGCATTACCTTGGCTAGAACAAATCGCAGCGCGTAGTATGCATTGGATTTTTTATGGATTTATGTTTGCTATGCCGATTACGGGTTGGTTAATTACTTCTGCTGCGGGCTTACCGGCTTCTTTTTTTGGCTTATTCTCTTTACCTAATCTTGTGGCTCCGGACCAACATAAGCTTGCTTTATTTGAGTGGATGCATCAATGGTTAGGATATGCGCTGATTGCTGCGATTTGTTTACATATAGCTGCAGCGTTAAAACACCATTTTATTAATAAGGATGACATATTACGGAGAATGTTACGATGA
- a CDS encoding YceI family protein, producing the protein MKLSQRFLFLILSFCSSVYADSIPQWDIIPAESNISFTGTQNNAPVTGAFKSFKGTILVDPTKPESATLDFIINMDSLSVSYADLANILITPDWFDVKAFPTAEFKSNKINKIDDQHYTAAGVLTIKNKSQPVVLKFTAVESPKDHGVVEGSTIIKRSAFGVGSGEWASTDTVKDEVTVNFKVAASRKK; encoded by the coding sequence ATGAAATTAAGTCAACGATTTTTATTTTTAATCTTATCTTTTTGCTCTAGTGTTTATGCGGACTCCATACCTCAATGGGATATTATTCCCGCAGAAAGCAATATTAGCTTTACAGGAACACAAAATAACGCACCTGTAACCGGAGCATTTAAGTCATTTAAAGGAACGATCCTGGTTGATCCCACAAAGCCTGAAAGTGCTACGCTCGATTTTATTATAAACATGGACTCACTTTCTGTTTCTTATGCGGATTTAGCTAATATATTGATTACTCCTGATTGGTTCGACGTTAAGGCATTTCCAACCGCAGAGTTTAAATCAAACAAAATTAATAAAATCGATGATCAACATTATACAGCCGCTGGTGTTTTAACCATTAAAAATAAATCTCAACCCGTAGTTTTGAAGTTTACTGCAGTAGAGTCTCCTAAAGATCACGGGGTTGTGGAAGGCTCAACCATAATTAAACGTAGCGCTTTTGGTGTAGGTTCTGGTGAGTGGGCGAGTACTGATACAGTTAAGGATGAAGTAACGGTTAATTTTAAAGTAGCTGCTTCACGTAAAAAATAG
- a CDS encoding TenA family protein, with product MYSKSLSFFPAPITANFVSVLLKTPPIARNLEKIYKHPFNQQLFDGTLKPDAFGYFLHDDYIYLHHYALILKNISIRATKVNPKLSQQLDYLHSDIISGEQRMQERYKKYFTHTETSRPGIAISSYIEFLQEQSLDTEELPVSLCSIFPCFWIYYQLGTKKLAPKQLIVNPYNDWIKTYSSSSFVEATLTLADTIDTLALESTPNTQKKMKAAFAQAVEYELHFFDESHEQILYPCSL from the coding sequence ATGTACAGTAAAAGTCTATCTTTTTTCCCAGCACCAATAACAGCTAATTTTGTTTCTGTTTTGCTGAAAACCCCACCCATTGCCCGAAATTTAGAAAAAATTTATAAACATCCGTTTAATCAACAATTGTTTGACGGCACCTTAAAACCGGATGCTTTCGGCTACTTTTTGCATGATGACTACATCTACCTACATCACTACGCGCTAATATTAAAAAATATCTCAATAAGAGCGACTAAAGTTAATCCTAAGCTATCCCAACAACTAGACTATTTGCACAGCGACATCATTTCCGGTGAGCAACGCATGCAAGAACGGTATAAAAAATATTTTACCCATACCGAAACATCTCGACCTGGCATTGCTATCTCATCCTACATTGAGTTTCTCCAAGAACAGTCACTTGATACAGAAGAGCTTCCGGTATCACTCTGCAGCATTTTTCCTTGTTTTTGGATTTATTATCAATTAGGAACCAAAAAATTAGCACCCAAACAATTAATTGTAAATCCCTATAATGACTGGATAAAAACCTATTCGAGTAGTAGCTTTGTTGAGGCAACACTAACACTTGCAGATACGATTGATACATTAGCCCTTGAGTCAACCCCAAATACCCAGAAGAAAATGAAGGCCGCTTTTGCTCAAGCAGTAGAATACGAATTACACTTTTTTGATGAATCTCATGAGCAAATACTCTATCCCTGCTCACTATAA
- a CDS encoding glycosyltransferase family 88 protein — protein MNTYRYNPHHHIKIWLSNNRNLFMNLENQIRLIKMRETNLSDVIHLIYDSLLLNSNAIQDLMHYCREHRIIPVDIRMTRAEIISDNEQKLFHFYDDEITHLNQGGNLAVASDILRWLSPFYKLGTYSDFDYPIDTSMLPELIDVDAPLLLNIGSLKLGNKEFILANNDFIAVVDELAASHLINKVHHNLLSKLTHYDNDFNEQVEKQFSDNLLSRYVIRLMRNRSETLYIAKSKDLKQQPELIDSTPLNSSRSYRNYIQQIMTNNDLFLRFNKQGSESSAEIIQRLRNELEQNLNLVKFLFFNKEYAETKQLLQLNDNDFLTYCRKKEINLYLKSIIVCTTGPVEIANALFSKYVMDSHELIKEVQPLSFNHYQLQHAFKSPNSIPLHENPLGMMKFLGASEGEVNDSSWLESGKQLQEARIKTLKAQKEFFSSNLSQSLLSIKKDLETNLQKSSKPLFKKRNETKKQLLNEVLECFHEEQEYDFDVEQFQSILLKKNDQVTHLYFSPTKRLIQDLQKLSHEAVVFGLTQQRKIILNATDKELRH, from the coding sequence ATGAATACATACAGATACAATCCGCACCACCACATAAAAATATGGTTGAGCAATAATCGCAATCTATTTATGAATCTGGAAAATCAGATTCGCCTAATAAAAATGCGCGAAACCAACCTATCCGATGTGATTCATTTAATATACGATTCATTGCTTCTTAATAGTAATGCAATTCAAGATTTAATGCACTATTGCCGAGAGCATCGGATTATACCCGTTGACATTCGCATGACTCGAGCCGAGATTATTTCTGATAATGAGCAGAAGTTATTTCATTTTTATGATGATGAAATAACTCACTTAAATCAGGGAGGGAATCTTGCTGTTGCCAGTGATATATTGAGATGGCTATCACCATTTTATAAATTGGGCACTTATTCTGATTTTGATTATCCAATTGATACATCAATGCTTCCAGAACTAATCGATGTTGATGCGCCCTTATTGCTTAACATTGGTAGTTTAAAGCTAGGAAACAAAGAGTTTATCCTGGCGAATAATGATTTTATTGCAGTCGTTGATGAACTAGCAGCGAGTCATCTAATAAATAAAGTACATCATAACCTATTATCAAAACTGACACATTACGACAATGATTTTAATGAGCAAGTTGAAAAACAATTTAGTGATAACTTATTAAGTCGCTACGTAATCCGACTAATGAGAAATCGCTCCGAAACTCTCTATATTGCTAAATCAAAAGATCTAAAACAACAACCTGAGCTTATTGATTCAACACCATTGAATTCATCACGTAGTTATAGGAATTATATTCAACAAATAATGACGAATAATGATTTATTTTTACGTTTTAATAAGCAAGGAAGTGAATCATCCGCAGAGATCATACAAAGGCTAAGAAATGAGTTAGAACAAAACCTTAATCTAGTTAAGTTTCTATTTTTTAATAAAGAATATGCAGAAACCAAACAGCTCCTACAATTAAATGATAATGATTTTTTAACCTATTGCAGGAAAAAAGAAATTAATCTTTACCTTAAGTCCATCATTGTTTGCACTACTGGGCCCGTGGAAATCGCCAACGCACTTTTTAGTAAATATGTAATGGATAGTCATGAACTTATTAAAGAAGTCCAACCATTATCATTTAACCATTATCAATTACAGCATGCATTTAAATCGCCAAACTCCATTCCATTACATGAGAATCCATTAGGAATGATGAAGTTCCTTGGGGCTAGCGAAGGCGAGGTTAATGATTCATCCTGGCTAGAATCAGGAAAGCAATTACAAGAAGCACGAATAAAAACACTTAAAGCACAAAAAGAGTTTTTTTCTTCAAACTTATCTCAATCACTTCTAAGTATAAAAAAAGATTTAGAAACTAATCTGCAAAAAAGCAGTAAGCCCCTATTTAAGAAACGTAATGAAACCAAAAAACAACTGCTTAATGAAGTATTGGAATGCTTTCATGAAGAACAAGAGTACGATTTTGATGTGGAGCAATTCCAAAGCATTTTATTAAAGAAAAATGACCAAGTCACACATTTATATTTCAGCCCAACTAAACGGCTTATTCAAGACTTACAAAAACTAAGCCACGAGGCGGTGGTGTTTGGATTAACGCAGCAAAGAAAAATTATATTGAATGCTACCGATAAAGAGCTAAGGCACTAA
- the rpsB gene encoding 30S ribosomal protein S2: protein MMNVSMRELLEAGAHFGHRTRFWNPEMGEYIFGARNKIHIINLERTMVMLNDVTNYVGRLASNKAKILFVGTKRAAQESIREHAKRCGMPYVDHRWLGGMLTNYKTVRQSIFRLKELKEMKEKGLFEGMIKKEALMLTRELEKLERGLGGIENMGGLPDALFIVDVGFEHIAVEEARRLKIPVIGVVDTNNSPKNIDYIIPGNDDSMRAVDIYVRCIADAILDAKNSNSVGGLSSDAEFVEVVEKEHSAEKAGE, encoded by the coding sequence ATAATGAATGTAAGTATGCGTGAATTGCTCGAAGCGGGCGCTCATTTTGGACATAGAACACGTTTCTGGAATCCTGAAATGGGAGAGTACATTTTTGGTGCTCGTAACAAGATCCACATTATCAACCTAGAAAGAACGATGGTAATGTTAAATGACGTAACTAACTACGTTGGTCGTTTAGCTTCTAACAAAGCAAAAATCCTTTTTGTTGGTACTAAAAGAGCTGCACAAGAAAGTATTCGTGAACATGCGAAACGTTGTGGCATGCCTTATGTTGATCACCGTTGGTTAGGTGGTATGTTAACTAACTACAAAACTGTTCGTCAGTCTATCTTCCGTTTGAAAGAATTAAAAGAAATGAAAGAGAAAGGATTGTTCGAAGGGATGATCAAGAAAGAAGCGTTAATGCTAACCCGCGAGCTTGAAAAATTAGAGCGTGGTTTGGGTGGTATTGAAAACATGGGCGGATTGCCTGATGCGTTGTTTATTGTTGACGTTGGTTTCGAACACATTGCTGTTGAAGAAGCTCGTCGCTTGAAGATCCCTGTTATTGGTGTTGTTGATACAAATAACAGCCCTAAAAACATCGATTACATTATTCCTGGTAATGATGATTCTATGCGTGCAGTAGACATTTATGTTCGTTGCATAGCTGATGCTATTTTAGATGCAAAAAACAGTAATTCTGTTGGTGGACTTTCTTCTGACGCTGAATTTGTTGAAGTTGTTGAGAAGGAACACAGTGCTGAAAAAGCTGGTGAATAA
- the tsf gene encoding translation elongation factor Ts, with amino-acid sequence MSISAKLVMELRERTGAGMMECKKFLIATNGDIETAITEMRKAGQAKADKKADRVAAEGVVIIARSTDGRSAVMIEINSETDFVARDENFTSFADKVAAAALNSSVPTIDEVSALTLDSGITVEQARQELVAKIGENIKLRRIERMSTDGVVGHYMHGSRIGVMVALKNGDETLAKDIAMHIAASKPIVVSRDQVSAETIENEREIFTAQAKESGKPQEIIDKMIEGRINKFVDEVSLLGQPYVKNPDMKVGQLLKEKNAEVIAFIRYEVGEGIEKKEDNFVEEVMAQVRS; translated from the coding sequence ATGTCAATTAGTGCAAAATTAGTCATGGAATTACGCGAGCGTACTGGCGCTGGTATGATGGAATGCAAAAAATTCCTAATCGCTACCAACGGTGATATTGAAACGGCTATTACTGAAATGCGTAAAGCAGGTCAAGCAAAAGCTGATAAGAAAGCAGATCGCGTTGCAGCTGAGGGAGTAGTTATTATTGCTCGTTCTACTGATGGACGTTCTGCTGTAATGATTGAAATCAACAGTGAAACAGACTTCGTTGCTCGTGATGAGAACTTCACTAGCTTTGCTGACAAAGTTGCAGCTGCAGCATTAAACAGCTCAGTTCCTACAATTGACGAAGTGTCTGCACTTACATTAGATTCTGGTATTACTGTAGAGCAAGCAAGACAAGAACTTGTTGCTAAGATCGGTGAAAACATTAAGTTACGTCGTATTGAGCGTATGAGCACTGATGGCGTTGTTGGTCACTACATGCATGGTTCACGAATTGGTGTAATGGTTGCTCTGAAAAATGGCGACGAAACTCTTGCTAAAGACATTGCAATGCACATCGCTGCAAGCAAGCCAATTGTTGTTAGCCGTGATCAAGTTTCTGCTGAAACAATTGAAAATGAGCGCGAAATTTTCACTGCTCAAGCTAAAGAAAGTGGAAAGCCTCAAGAAATTATCGACAAGATGATCGAAGGCCGAATCAACAAGTTTGTTGATGAAGTAAGCCTGTTAGGTCAACCTTATGTTAAAAACCCAGATATGAAAGTTGGTCAGCTTCTAAAAGAGAAGAATGCCGAAGTAATCGCATTCATCCGTTATGAAGTTGGTGAAGGTATTGAGAAGAAAGAAGACAACTTTGTTGAAGAAGTAATGGCTCAGGTTCGCTCATGA
- the pyrH gene encoding UMP kinase: protein MMNDSHLKLKYKRILLKFSGEALMGKSQFGIDPAVLDTLAKDIAELIQMGVEVGLVLGGGNLFRGKALFQAGVGRVTGDHMGMLATVMNALAMRDALERIDLPARIMSAIPMMGVVDSYHRRKAITHLRTGHVVIFAAGTGNPFFTTDTAACLRAIEIGADVVLKATKVDGVYSADPVKNPDATRYDYLTYKEVLTQGLEVMDSTAICLCQDQNMPLQVFDMAAPNALKRIVEGERVGTIVGANND, encoded by the coding sequence ATGATGAATGACAGTCACCTAAAACTAAAATATAAACGTATTCTACTCAAGTTTAGTGGCGAAGCCCTTATGGGGAAGTCACAGTTTGGTATCGATCCTGCGGTTTTAGATACTTTAGCCAAAGACATCGCCGAACTAATTCAAATGGGTGTAGAAGTTGGCTTGGTATTAGGTGGGGGTAATTTATTCCGTGGTAAAGCGCTTTTTCAAGCTGGGGTTGGACGTGTAACCGGTGACCATATGGGGATGCTGGCTACAGTTATGAATGCTTTAGCAATGCGAGACGCATTAGAGCGTATCGATTTACCTGCTCGTATTATGTCAGCTATTCCCATGATGGGAGTAGTTGATTCATATCACAGACGTAAGGCGATTACTCATTTGCGTACTGGCCATGTGGTTATTTTCGCAGCCGGAACAGGGAATCCATTTTTCACTACAGATACTGCTGCTTGCTTAAGAGCTATTGAAATAGGTGCTGATGTGGTTTTAAAAGCGACTAAAGTAGATGGAGTTTATTCCGCTGATCCTGTTAAAAATCCTGATGCAACGCGTTATGATTATTTAACTTATAAAGAGGTCTTAACTCAAGGCTTAGAGGTAATGGATTCTACGGCAATTTGTTTATGCCAAGATCAAAATATGCCATTACAGGTGTTTGACATGGCTGCTCCTAATGCGTTAAAACGCATTGTCGAGGGCGAACGTGTAGGAACTATAGTTGGAGCAAATAATGATTAA